One Xenopus tropicalis strain Nigerian chromosome 8, UCB_Xtro_10.0, whole genome shotgun sequence genomic window carries:
- the tmem260 gene encoding transmembrane protein 260, whose amino-acid sequence MPKKKKSMAPERNTFAIHSLNSYGNGIMSLAVFAGVSAVYIKTLHPSVPGGDSGELITAAYELGVAHPPGYPLFTILAKMAIIILPIGSAAYRVNLLCGVFGAAAASLLFYTTSRLTGSYAAGILASGLFSFSRLTWHWSIAAEVFSLNNLFVGLLMALTVGFEEAKTTKDRSKISQFGAFCCGLSLCNQHTIVFYVASIVLWVLFLQFNKQELSLYGLLKLGICFAVGLSPYLYLIVSSYLNRARWTWGDQTTVQGIITHILREEYGTFSLAKSETGPGMMGMLINQISHMNTELTYVAQVLALLALLFCFGTRDKKTSVVTLFTIMLLCYSLFFAWRANLDISKPLFLGVVERFWMQSNIVISLFAGLGMAFLTNILKRKINKRDIIQCMEWICALVVIFNQIRTNYRICDQSNNYIVDQFARNLLFSMPNGSVILLRGDLPGNSLRYLHYCEGLRPDLALVDQEMMTYAWYVPSLAKHISNVIFPGSKWSPVETKLADGTTTFNLHHFLKVNERKEIFSCIGVNEGDPTWQKSYSLWPWGACEKLVPKSTPFDAEEWIKLTRNLYNWTEEHGRFHASSWESVANEEMWEARTKTAFFIFDLADNAHISPSVKNQLYFYSYKLYKEIITSHNNHPVNWSKNFAIACERLLRQQRADVNPETLLTEAIKYFSIYVKKAPEDKQRAAIFQAVTYLKEELVRLKKIKSNTKANK is encoded by the exons GGGAGCTGATCACAGCCGCATATGAGCTTGGA GTTGCACACCCTCCTGGTTACCCACTATTTACAATTTTGGCTAAAATGGCAATTATCATTTTGCCCATTGGTTCTGCTGCATACAGGGTAAATCTTCTATGTGGCGTGTTTGGAGCAGCGGCAGCATCTCTTCTGTTCTATACAACATCTAG GCTTACTGGCTCGTATGCAGCAGGAATCCTTGCTTCAGGGTTGTTTTCGTTTTCCCGTCTAACATGGCACTGGTCCATTGCAGCAGAGGTTTTCAGCCTGAACAATCTGTTTGTGGGGCTGCTTATGGCTCTTACAGTAGGGTTTGAGGAGGCAAAGACTACAAAAGACAGATCAAAG ATATCTCAATTTGGTGCTTTCTGCTGTGGACTTAGCCTGTGCAATCAGCACACTATTGTTTTCTATGTTGCAAGCATTGTGTTGTGGGTCCTTTTTCTCCAGTTTAATAAACAG GAATTGTCTTTGTATGGCTTATTGAAGTTGGGAATATGCTTTGCTGTGGGGCTTTCTCCTTACTTGTACTTAATTGTCTCATCATATTTGAATCGAGCAAGATGGACCTGGGGAGATCAGACAACTGTTCAAGGGATCATTACTCATATCCTTCGAGAGGAGTATGGTACATTCAGTCTG GCTAAATCGGAGACAGGACCTGGTATGATGGGAATGTTAAT TAACCAGATCAGTCATATGAACACAGAGCTCACTTATGTAGCACAAGTCCTTGCTCTTCTCGCATTGCTCTTCTGCTTTGGAACTAG GGACAAAAAGACCTCTGTGGTTACTTTATTCACCATAATGCTCCTTTGCTATTCCTTATTCTTTGCCTGGAGAGCAAATTTAGATATCTCTAAGCCACTCTTCCTCGGTGTG GTGGAGAGATTTTGGATGCAGAGCAATATAGTTATTAGTCTTTTTGCAGGCCTCGGAATGGCCTTTTTGACCAACATTCTGAAGAGGAAAATTAACAAAAGGGACATTATTCAGTGTATGGAATGGATTTGTGCCCTAGTGGTTATTTTTAACCAAATTAGAACCAATTACAG aaTTTGTGATCAAAGCAACAATTATATAGTAGATCAGTTTGCAAGAAATCTTCTCTTTTCAATGCCAAATGGTTCAGTTATCTTACTAAGAGGTGACCTGCCAGGCAACTCATTGCGTTATCTCCATTACTGTGAAGGACTCAGACCTGACTTGGCACTGGTAGACCAAGAG ATGATGACATATGCATGGTATGTACCCAGTCTTGCAAAGCACATATCCAATGTTATTTTTCCTGGAAGCAAGTGGAGTCCAGTGGAAACAAAACTTGCTGATGGGACAACAACCTTTAACCTTCATCATTTTCTCAAAGTAAATGAACG TAAAGAAATATTTTCCTGCATAGGAGTGAATGAAGGGGATCCAACATGGCAGAAAAGTTATTCATTATGGCCTTGGGGAGCTTGCGAGAAACTGGTCCCTAAAAGTACTCCTTTTGATGCAGAGGAATGGATCAAGCTTACAAGGAACCTATATAACTGGACAGAAGAGCACGGAAG GTTTCATGCGTCTTCTTGGGAATCTGTAGCAAATGAAGAAATGTGGGAAGCTCG GACAAAAACAGCATTCTTTATATTTGACCTGGCAGACAATGCTCATATATCTCCTTCTGTGAAAAATCAACTCTATTTCTATTCCTATAAG TTGTATAAAGAGATTATAACGTCACACAATAACCATCCAGTAAACTGGAGCAAAAATTTTGCTATTGCCTGTGAAAGACTCTTACGCCAGCAAAGAGCAGATGTCAACCCAGAAACGCTTCTAACTGAGGCCATCAAGTATTTTTCCATATATGTGAAAAAGGCGCCTGAGGATAAACAAAGGGCTGCAATATTCCAAGCTGTGACATATTTAAAAGAAGAACTTGTTCGATTAAAGAAGATTAAAAGCAACACGAAAGCAAACAAATAA